A genomic segment from Bos taurus isolate L1 Dominette 01449 registration number 42190680 breed Hereford chromosome 1, ARS-UCD2.0, whole genome shotgun sequence encodes:
- the CD200 gene encoding OX-2 membrane glycoprotein isoform X1 produces MQCLVFRRLVCHLSTFQLIWFLAPLILCRAQVVTQDVRGLLNTPASLRCSLKNPQEVLIVTWQKIKAVSPENMITYSENHGVVVQPAYKDKINITQLGLMNSTITFWNTTLEDEACYKCLFNTFGSGKISGIACLTLFVQPTVFLHYKLSEDHLNITCSANARPAPMISWKVFGSGIENSTEIVSHPNGTTSVTSILQIKDPKTQVGKDVICQVLHLGTVTDYRETVNKGWRQEEI; encoded by the exons ATGCAGTGTCTG GTGTTCAGAAGGCTCGTCTGTCATCTATCTACCTTCCAACTGATTTGGTTCTTGGCACCACTGATCTTATGCAGGGCACAAG TGGTGACCCAGGATGTAAGAGGGCTGCTGAACACACCTGCTTCTTTAAGATGCTCTCTGAAAAATCCCCAGGAAGTTTTGATTGTGACATGGCAAAAAATCAAGGCTGTAAGCCCAGAAAACATGATCACCTACAGCGAGAACCACGGGGTTGTAGTCCAGCCTGCCTACAAGGACAAGATAAACATCACCCAGCTGGGACTCATGAACTCAACCATTACCTTCTGGAATACCACCTTGGAAGATGAGGCGTGTTACAAGTGCCTCTTTAATACCTTTGGTTCTGGAAAGATCTCAGGAATAGCCTGCCTCACTCTCTTTG TACAGCCCACAGTATTCCTTCACTATAAACTATCTGAAGATCACCTAAATATCACTTGCTCTGCCAATGCTCGCCCAGCCCCTATGATCTCCTGGAAGGTCTTTGGGTCAGGGATTGAGAACAGTACCGAGATCGTGTCACACCCCAATGGAACAACATCTGTCACCAGCATCCTCCAGATCAAAGACCCCAAGACACAGGTGGGGAAGGATGTGATCTGCCAGGTGCTACACCTGGGGACTGTGACCGACTACAGGGAAACTGTGAACAAAG
- the CD200 gene encoding OX-2 membrane glycoprotein isoform X2: MQCLVFRRLVCHLSTFQLIWFLAPLILCRAQVVTQDVRGLLNTPASLRCSLKNPQEVLIVTWQKIKAVSPENMITYSENHGVVVQPAYKDKINITQLGLMNSTITFWNTTLEDEACYKCLFNTFGSGKISGIACLTLFVQPTVFLHYKLSEDHLNITCSANARPAPMISWKVFGSGIENSTEIVSHPNGTTSVTSILQIKDPKTQVGKDVICQVLHLGTVTDYRETVNKEP, translated from the exons ATGCAGTGTCTG GTGTTCAGAAGGCTCGTCTGTCATCTATCTACCTTCCAACTGATTTGGTTCTTGGCACCACTGATCTTATGCAGGGCACAAG TGGTGACCCAGGATGTAAGAGGGCTGCTGAACACACCTGCTTCTTTAAGATGCTCTCTGAAAAATCCCCAGGAAGTTTTGATTGTGACATGGCAAAAAATCAAGGCTGTAAGCCCAGAAAACATGATCACCTACAGCGAGAACCACGGGGTTGTAGTCCAGCCTGCCTACAAGGACAAGATAAACATCACCCAGCTGGGACTCATGAACTCAACCATTACCTTCTGGAATACCACCTTGGAAGATGAGGCGTGTTACAAGTGCCTCTTTAATACCTTTGGTTCTGGAAAGATCTCAGGAATAGCCTGCCTCACTCTCTTTG TACAGCCCACAGTATTCCTTCACTATAAACTATCTGAAGATCACCTAAATATCACTTGCTCTGCCAATGCTCGCCCAGCCCCTATGATCTCCTGGAAGGTCTTTGGGTCAGGGATTGAGAACAGTACCGAGATCGTGTCACACCCCAATGGAACAACATCTGTCACCAGCATCCTCCAGATCAAAGACCCCAAGACACAGGTGGGGAAGGATGTGATCTGCCAGGTGCTACACCTGGGGACTGTGACCGACTACAGGGAAACTGTGAACAAAG